In the genome of Pseudomonas bubulae, one region contains:
- the cfaB gene encoding C17 cyclopropane fatty acid synthase CfaB, producing MLAQLPPALQKLQLPLRLRLWDGHEFNFGPTPSVTIVVKDPTLVAQFTHPSLDLLGSAFVEGRLELEGSISEAIRVCDELSQALVDDDDYAPPPRVYHDKATDAESISYHYDLSNDFYQLWLDRDMAYSCGYFETGEESLDEAQQAKFRLLCRKLRLKPGEYLLDVGCGWGGLARFAAREYGVKVFGITLSKEQLKLARERVNAEGLQDKVDLQLLDYRDLPQDGRFDKIVSVGMFEHVGHANLREYCEILSRAVREGGLVMNHGITSKHTDGRQVGRGAGDFIDRYVFPNGELPHLSMMTAEISEAGLEVVDVESLRLHYARTLEHWSQRLEQKLDAAAKQVPEQALRIWRLYLAGCAYAFAHGWINIDQILATKPHADGSLELPPTRADIYR from the coding sequence ATGCTCGCGCAACTTCCACCGGCCTTACAGAAACTTCAACTTCCATTACGCCTGAGGCTGTGGGACGGGCACGAGTTCAATTTCGGCCCGACGCCCAGCGTCACGATCGTGGTCAAGGACCCGACCCTGGTGGCTCAATTTACCCACCCCAGCCTCGACTTGCTGGGCAGTGCCTTCGTTGAGGGTCGGCTTGAACTGGAAGGCTCTATCAGCGAAGCGATTCGGGTATGCGATGAGTTGAGCCAGGCGCTGGTAGATGATGATGACTACGCCCCGCCACCCCGGGTTTATCACGACAAGGCGACTGACGCCGAGTCCATCTCTTATCACTACGACCTGTCCAATGACTTCTACCAGCTGTGGCTTGATCGCGACATGGCGTATTCCTGTGGTTATTTTGAAACCGGGGAAGAGAGTCTGGACGAAGCCCAGCAAGCCAAGTTTCGTCTGCTATGCCGCAAGCTGCGACTCAAGCCCGGCGAATACTTGCTGGATGTAGGCTGCGGTTGGGGCGGGCTGGCGCGGTTTGCCGCACGCGAATATGGGGTCAAGGTATTCGGGATTACCCTCAGCAAGGAACAACTCAAACTTGCCCGTGAGCGCGTCAACGCTGAAGGTCTGCAAGACAAGGTTGATCTGCAACTGCTCGATTATCGCGATCTGCCGCAGGATGGCCGGTTCGACAAAATCGTCAGCGTCGGGATGTTTGAACACGTCGGGCACGCCAACCTGCGCGAATACTGCGAAATTCTCTCCAGAGCGGTGCGCGAAGGCGGGTTGGTGATGAACCACGGGATCACTTCCAAGCACACCGATGGCCGCCAGGTTGGTCGGGGTGCAGGGGATTTTATCGATCGTTATGTGTTCCCCAATGGCGAGTTGCCGCATCTGTCGATGATGACTGCCGAAATCAGCGAGGCCGGGTTGGAAGTGGTCGATGTTGAAAGTTTGCGCCTGCACTACGCGCGTACGCTGGAGCATTGGAGCCAGCGCCTGGAGCAAAAACTGGATGCTGCCGCCAAGCAGGTACCGGAGCAGGCCCTGCGGATCTGGCGTTTGTATCTGGCCGGTTGTGCCTACGCCTTTGCCCATGGCTGGATCAACATCGACCAGATTCTGGCGACCAAGCCCCATGCCGATGGCTCGTTGGAGTTACCACCGACCAGGGCGGATATTTACCGCTGA
- the cls gene encoding cardiolipin synthase, with product MDYLGPHVLGYLILLIHSLGLIAAVHAVLTVRTAQGSIAWAMSLFFIPYFTLIPYLIFGRSTFDDYIRARRDANQEMREAITHLSWRPWVEEALAARSSKAYASLRAMPRLGRMPCLANNSVRLLINGTATFDAIFDAIRSAREVVLVQFFIIHDDDLGMKLHALLLEKAAQGVAVHLLYDSIGSHALPKVYAETLRAGGVQTYAFATRGGWISRFQVNFRNHRKVVVVDGVRGFVGGHNVGDEYLGAKPPLSPWRDTHVEVTGPVVACLQESFAEDWFWAARKLPPLILPQSYPDGGVLCQFLASGPADPYETCSLFFVEAIHAANQRVWITSPYFVPDEAVFSALRLAVLRGVDVRILIPSRPDHKIVYAASSLYAFEAVRAGVRIFRYQPGFVHQKVVLVDDEISAIGSANMDNRSFRLNFEVMLLTVDQDFARQVEHMLLDDFALAREITDADIKATHRLQQLGMRIARLVSPVL from the coding sequence ATGGATTATCTAGGCCCGCACGTACTTGGTTATCTGATTTTATTAATCCACAGCTTAGGCCTGATTGCCGCCGTGCATGCAGTGCTGACGGTCAGGACTGCGCAGGGCTCGATTGCCTGGGCTATGTCGCTGTTCTTTATTCCTTACTTCACGCTGATCCCGTATCTGATCTTTGGCCGTAGTACTTTTGACGATTACATTCGAGCCCGACGCGATGCCAACCAGGAAATGCGTGAAGCCATCACCCATCTGAGCTGGCGCCCATGGGTCGAAGAAGCACTGGCCGCACGCAGCTCAAAAGCCTACGCCTCGCTGCGCGCAATGCCCAGACTGGGTCGCATGCCATGCCTGGCCAACAACAGCGTGCGCCTGTTGATCAATGGCACGGCGACATTTGACGCCATTTTCGATGCCATTCGCTCAGCCAGAGAAGTGGTGCTGGTGCAGTTTTTTATCATCCACGACGATGACCTGGGCATGAAACTGCATGCACTGCTGCTCGAAAAAGCCGCGCAAGGGGTCGCGGTACATCTGCTGTATGACAGTATCGGCAGCCATGCCTTGCCAAAAGTTTATGCCGAGACCCTGCGCGCAGGTGGCGTACAAACTTATGCGTTTGCCACCCGTGGCGGCTGGATCAGTCGTTTCCAGGTCAACTTCCGTAACCATCGCAAAGTGGTGGTCGTGGATGGCGTGCGCGGTTTTGTCGGCGGCCATAACGTTGGCGATGAATATCTGGGTGCCAAGCCCCCGCTGTCGCCGTGGCGCGATACCCATGTGGAAGTCACCGGCCCTGTTGTGGCCTGCCTGCAGGAGTCGTTTGCCGAGGACTGGTTCTGGGCCGCACGCAAACTGCCGCCCCTGATCCTGCCACAAAGCTACCCGGACGGTGGCGTGCTCTGCCAGTTCCTGGCCAGCGGCCCGGCAGATCCATACGAAACCTGTTCGCTGTTTTTCGTTGAAGCTATCCATGCCGCCAATCAACGGGTGTGGATTACCAGCCCTTACTTTGTACCTGACGAAGCGGTGTTTTCCGCGCTCAGGCTCGCCGTGCTGCGCGGCGTGGATGTACGCATCCTGATACCTTCACGCCCGGACCACAAAATCGTGTACGCCGCATCCAGCCTGTATGCCTTCGAGGCAGTACGCGCAGGCGTACGGATCTTCCGTTACCAGCCCGGTTTTGTGCATCAAAAAGTAGTACTGGTCGATGACGAGATCAGCGCCATTGGCAGCGCCAATATGGACAACCGCTCGTTCCGTCTCAACTTTGAAGTCATGCTGCTGACCGTCGACCAAGACTTCGCCAGGCAAGTCGAGCATATGCTGCTTGATGACTTCGCACTGGCCCGTGAAATCACTGATGCCGATATCAAAGCCACACACCGTTTGCAGCAACTGGGCATGCGAATAGCCAGACTGGTTTCACCGGTTTTATAG
- a CDS encoding DUF3617 domain-containing protein: MNVRLLGLFMACGLSIPVAQAQMLQPGLWELSSSNMQVDGQQLPELQVMLGQLQNMLTPEQKAQLESQGLTMAGKGVRVCLTPEQVKSDNIPLTDPKSGCTQQITERSGNQWKFRFSCPKAQGAGVATFASDREFTTQVNGTFNATGIQQKGSMDTRAVWLGQNCGTVKPRT, encoded by the coding sequence ATGAATGTTCGTCTGCTTGGGCTGTTCATGGCCTGTGGTTTGTCGATTCCTGTGGCTCAGGCCCAGATGCTGCAACCGGGGCTTTGGGAACTCAGCTCCAGCAATATGCAGGTAGATGGCCAACAGCTGCCTGAACTGCAGGTAATGTTAGGCCAATTACAGAATATGCTAACCCCGGAACAAAAAGCCCAACTGGAAAGCCAGGGGCTGACCATGGCGGGCAAAGGTGTGCGGGTGTGCCTGACGCCCGAGCAAGTGAAGTCAGACAACATTCCGCTGACTGACCCCAAGTCTGGGTGTACCCAGCAGATCACTGAGCGTAGTGGAAATCAGTGGAAGTTTCGCTTTAGTTGTCCAAAAGCCCAGGGCGCAGGTGTGGCAACGTTTGCCAGTGATCGGGAGTTCACCACCCAAGTAAATGGCACCTTCAATGCGACCGGGATACAGCAGAAGGGCAGCATGGATACCCGTGCTGTCTGGTTGGGACAAAACTGTGGAACCGTCAAACCGCGTACTTGA
- a CDS encoding N-acetylmuramoyl-L-alanine amidase, which produces MHRRQLLNWLLASSVFTLPLGISAAQIQHARLWRTGNTLRLVLDLSGPVQYKTFSLTAPDRLIIDVSGASLKGDFSELVLANTGLRSIRSGHYGQGDTRIVLDLDEPVQLSSFLLPPQGGQGHRLVLDLAKSAVAKLGVAAATPSNTHPKRDIIVVIDPGHGGKDPGATSAKGHREKDVVLSIAQLLAKRLKREKGFDARLVRNDDFFVPLRKRVEVAHKHNADLFISVHADAAPRLTASGASVYALSEGGATSATARYMAQRENGVDLLGATRLLNLKDKDPMLAGVILDMSMNATIAASLQLGNTILGSLSGITSLHQKRVEQAGFAVLKSPDIPSILVETGFMSNPRDSERLITARHQQAVAEGLFNGLIAYFQKNPPASSHMAWVNEQKNSTFVTSGLS; this is translated from the coding sequence ATGCACAGACGTCAACTGCTCAACTGGCTGCTTGCCAGTTCCGTATTCACATTGCCGCTGGGAATTTCAGCTGCCCAAATTCAGCACGCCAGGCTATGGCGCACCGGGAATACCTTGCGTCTGGTTCTGGATCTGAGTGGGCCGGTGCAGTACAAAACCTTCTCATTAACGGCTCCCGATCGGCTGATTATTGATGTGAGTGGTGCCAGCCTGAAGGGGGATTTCAGTGAGTTGGTACTGGCCAATACGGGCCTGCGTTCGATTCGCTCCGGGCATTACGGCCAGGGTGATACGCGCATCGTGCTGGACCTGGATGAGCCGGTTCAGCTCAGCAGTTTTCTGCTGCCACCCCAGGGCGGGCAAGGTCACAGGCTGGTGCTAGACCTGGCCAAAAGTGCGGTCGCCAAACTGGGTGTGGCAGCGGCAACGCCAAGCAACACACACCCCAAACGCGACATTATTGTGGTGATTGACCCCGGGCACGGGGGTAAGGATCCGGGTGCGACGAGCGCCAAAGGCCATCGTGAAAAGGATGTTGTTTTGTCCATCGCCCAGCTGCTGGCCAAGCGCCTCAAGCGTGAAAAAGGCTTTGATGCACGGCTGGTGCGCAATGATGATTTCTTTGTCCCCCTGCGCAAGCGGGTAGAAGTCGCTCACAAGCACAATGCAGACCTGTTTATTTCGGTGCATGCAGACGCAGCGCCGCGCCTTACGGCGTCTGGAGCATCGGTGTACGCGCTCTCGGAGGGTGGTGCCACATCGGCCACAGCGCGGTATATGGCACAGCGTGAAAATGGTGTGGATCTGCTCGGTGCCACCCGCCTTTTGAACCTTAAAGACAAAGACCCGATGCTCGCAGGCGTGATCCTCGATATGTCCATGAATGCCACCATCGCGGCCAGTTTGCAGTTGGGCAACACCATTCTGGGCAGCCTTTCGGGCATCACCTCACTGCATCAAAAACGCGTGGAACAGGCCGGTTTTGCCGTGCTCAAGTCGCCGGATATTCCGTCGATTCTGGTAGAGACGGGCTTTATGTCCAACCCCCGCGACAGCGAGCGCTTGATCACCGCGCGTCATCAACAGGCGGTAGCCGAGGGTTTATTTAACGGATTAATCGCTTATTTTCAGAAAAATCCGCCCGCCAGCAGCCATATGGCGTGGGTTAACGAACAGAAAAACAGTACGTTCGTCACTTCAGGGTTGTCTTAA
- a CDS encoding DapH/DapD/GlmU-related protein: MIRKNPSGDLPQIAESAYVDRTAIICGKVVIGENVFVGPYAVIRADEVDKDGGMQPISIGANSNIQDGVVIHSKSGAAVIIGENTSIAHRSIVHGPCRVGDRVFIGFNSVLFNCELGDGCVVRHNSVVDGRDLPDNFYVPSTTRIGPNTDLSQFAPVSVSASEFSEDVARTNVDLVRGYKALQNEF, encoded by the coding sequence ATGATCCGAAAAAATCCATCAGGCGACTTGCCACAAATCGCCGAGTCCGCCTATGTCGACAGAACGGCCATCATTTGCGGCAAAGTAGTGATCGGCGAAAACGTATTTGTCGGACCGTACGCCGTGATCCGCGCCGATGAAGTCGACAAGGACGGCGGCATGCAACCGATCAGCATCGGCGCTAATTCAAATATTCAGGACGGCGTGGTCATTCACTCAAAGTCCGGCGCGGCGGTCATCATTGGTGAAAACACTTCGATAGCACATCGTTCCATCGTTCACGGGCCATGCCGTGTTGGCGATAGGGTATTTATCGGTTTCAACAGTGTGCTGTTCAATTGCGAGTTGGGTGATGGCTGTGTGGTGCGGCATAACTCGGTCGTGGATGGCCGCGACCTGCCGGATAACTTCTATGTGCCTTCCACGACCCGAATCGGACCAAACACGGACCTGAGCCAATTTGCGCCAGTGAGTGTTAGCGCATCGGAGTTTTCAGAAGATGTAGCGCGCACCAATGTGGATTTGGTGCGCGGCTATAAAGCGCTGCAAAACGAGTTCTGA
- a CDS encoding metal ABC transporter substrate-binding protein, whose protein sequence is MRALTMIFSMCVAMGLSLGVAAQTPKIPVVASFSILGDMTRAIGGEHVHVSALVGPDEDAHTYEPTPDDAKALLNAKIIIKNGLGFEPWLDRLVSSTETPGAIVTASKGVAAHTMEEDGETIPDPHAWHNLTNAKLYVNNITQALIKADPADEAYYNRNLAAYLKKLDRLQAEAITELGNLPAGNRRIVTSHDAFGYLGQAYGIDFMAPQGLSTEREPSAAEVASLIRQIRADKVRAVFMENIKDSRLLQQIADESGAQIGGTLYSDALASEGPASTFLGLFEYNLTTLHNALSTP, encoded by the coding sequence ATGCGTGCTCTAACCATGATATTCAGTATGTGCGTGGCGATGGGCTTGTCCCTTGGCGTCGCGGCTCAGACACCGAAAATACCTGTCGTTGCCAGCTTCAGCATTCTCGGCGACATGACCCGGGCAATCGGCGGCGAACATGTGCACGTCAGCGCGCTGGTCGGCCCTGATGAGGATGCACATACCTATGAGCCCACCCCGGACGATGCCAAGGCACTGCTCAATGCCAAGATCATTATCAAAAATGGCCTGGGGTTCGAGCCCTGGCTTGATCGCCTGGTGAGCAGTACCGAAACCCCGGGGGCTATCGTGACTGCCAGCAAAGGAGTGGCTGCTCACACGATGGAGGAAGACGGCGAAACCATCCCCGACCCTCACGCCTGGCACAACCTGACAAACGCAAAACTGTATGTGAACAACATCACTCAAGCGCTGATCAAGGCCGACCCGGCCGATGAGGCGTACTACAACCGCAACCTTGCGGCTTATCTGAAAAAGCTGGATCGACTGCAAGCCGAGGCCATAACTGAGCTGGGCAACCTGCCCGCCGGCAATCGCCGTATCGTGACCTCCCATGATGCCTTCGGCTATCTGGGCCAGGCCTATGGCATCGACTTTATGGCACCTCAGGGCTTGTCCACTGAGCGCGAACCTTCGGCCGCTGAAGTCGCTTCGCTGATTCGTCAGATACGGGCCGACAAGGTGAGGGCCGTATTTATGGAGAACATTAAAGACTCGCGTCTGTTGCAGCAGATTGCCGATGAAAGTGGCGCACAGATTGGTGGCACGCTGTACTCCGATGCCCTGGCCAGTGAAGGTCCGGCCAGCACTTTTCTTGGCCTTTTCGAATACAACCTCACCACCCTGCACAACGCATTGAGCACACCATGA
- the zigA gene encoding zinc metallochaperone GTPase ZigA: protein MSNRLPVTVLSGFLGAGKSTLLNYILRNRDNLRVAVIVNDMSEINIDGGEVQRDVTLNRAEEKLVEMSNGCICCTLREDLLEEVSALAREGRFDYLLIESTGISEPLPVAETFTFRDESGQSLADIARLDTMVTVVDGLNFLQDYQAAESLDSRGETLGESDERSITDLLIEQVEFADVILISKIDLISSDERQELMAILQRLNAQAEIMPMVMGEIALHKILDTGRFDFDRAAQAPGWLQELRGEHVPETEEYGIASSAYRARRPFHPERFFNFIERPWTNGKLLRSKGFFWLASKFQEAGSWSQAGGLMRYGFAGRWWRFVPRDQWPQEPQAKAEILQKWLPDTGDCRQELVFIGQHIDFARLTAELDACLLNDAEMALGEASWKLLSDPFGDWYEEVAA from the coding sequence ATGTCGAATCGTCTTCCTGTAACTGTTCTCTCAGGCTTTTTAGGTGCAGGTAAAAGCACGCTGCTCAATTATATTTTGCGCAACCGCGACAACTTGCGCGTGGCCGTGATCGTTAACGATATGAGCGAAATAAATATTGATGGCGGTGAAGTACAGCGCGATGTGACCTTGAACCGGGCTGAAGAAAAACTGGTCGAAATGAGCAACGGCTGCATCTGTTGCACCCTGCGTGAAGACTTGCTTGAAGAGGTCAGCGCACTGGCCAGGGAGGGTCGATTTGATTATTTATTGATCGAGTCGACCGGTATTTCAGAACCGCTGCCTGTGGCAGAAACTTTTACGTTTCGTGATGAATCAGGACAAAGCCTGGCCGATATTGCCCGCCTGGATACGATGGTTACAGTGGTCGACGGGCTGAATTTTCTTCAGGATTATCAAGCCGCAGAGAGCCTGGATTCACGGGGTGAAACCCTTGGAGAATCAGACGAACGGTCAATTACTGATTTATTGATCGAACAAGTTGAGTTCGCTGACGTCATTTTAATCAGCAAAATTGATTTAATAAGTTCCGACGAACGGCAAGAATTAATGGCCATTCTGCAACGCCTCAACGCTCAGGCCGAAATAATGCCTATGGTCATGGGTGAAATTGCGCTGCATAAAATTCTCGATACCGGCCGGTTTGACTTTGACCGTGCGGCGCAGGCACCGGGCTGGTTGCAAGAGTTACGCGGTGAGCATGTGCCCGAAACCGAAGAGTACGGCATCGCCTCCAGTGCCTATCGTGCGCGCCGGCCTTTTCATCCCGAACGTTTTTTCAATTTTATCGAGCGGCCCTGGACCAATGGCAAACTGCTGCGCTCCAAAGGTTTTTTCTGGCTGGCCAGTAAATTTCAGGAGGCGGGCAGTTGGTCTCAGGCTGGCGGTCTGATGCGCTATGGGTTTGCCGGTCGCTGGTGGCGCTTTGTGCCCCGCGACCAATGGCCGCAGGAGCCGCAAGCCAAGGCAGAAATATTGCAAAAATGGCTGCCGGATACAGGAGATTGCCGCCAGGAATTGGTGTTTATCGGTCAGCACATCGACTTCGCCCGGCTGACGGCTGAACTCGATGCCTGTTTGCTCAACGATGCTGAAATGGCCTTGGGCGAAGCGAGCTGGAAATTGCTGAGCGATCCTTTTGGCGACTGGTATGAAGAGGTGGCTGCATGA
- the folE2 gene encoding GTP cyclohydrolase FolE2 — translation MNALTLPDVAAQSSQQAIALEWVGMCGIASPVLINGQRLSAKIDAGVNLVDATARGIHMSRLYLALDQLETENLTPALLRQLLQCFLDSHEGLSNKAYVRIHSDVLLKRPALVSPLAGWKSYPTSIEASLKNGMFHVELKILVSYSSTCPCSAALARQLIQRQFIDDFANTSLQHADVLAWLGSSKGIVATPHSQRSAAHLTIRLEHQFPQLTLETIINNAEGALGTAVQTAVKRADEQAFALANGQNLMFCEDAARRLNTVLQKSSGVEAFKLKVVHAESLHSHDAVAESFWNWEV, via the coding sequence ATGAATGCGCTGACTTTGCCAGATGTCGCCGCGCAGTCATCCCAGCAAGCAATAGCGCTTGAATGGGTCGGTATGTGCGGCATTGCTTCCCCGGTATTAATCAACGGCCAACGCCTCAGCGCGAAAATAGATGCCGGCGTCAATCTCGTAGATGCCACTGCACGGGGCATTCACATGTCTCGCCTGTATCTGGCGTTGGATCAGCTGGAAACGGAAAACCTTACGCCTGCCCTGCTCAGGCAACTATTGCAGTGCTTTCTCGACAGCCACGAAGGTTTATCGAACAAAGCCTATGTGCGAATTCACAGCGATGTACTGCTCAAACGCCCGGCCTTGGTCAGCCCATTGGCAGGCTGGAAAAGCTATCCAACAAGCATTGAAGCGAGTTTGAAAAACGGAATGTTCCACGTGGAACTAAAAATTCTCGTGAGTTACTCCTCCACATGCCCCTGCTCAGCGGCGCTCGCACGGCAATTAATACAGCGACAATTCATCGATGATTTCGCCAACACATCACTGCAACACGCAGATGTTCTTGCTTGGCTCGGTAGTTCAAAAGGTATCGTGGCCACACCACACAGCCAGCGAAGCGCTGCACATCTAACGATTCGTTTGGAACATCAGTTCCCACAACTGACTCTGGAAACAATCATCAATAATGCCGAAGGCGCATTAGGGACTGCCGTTCAAACAGCGGTAAAACGCGCCGACGAACAAGCCTTCGCACTGGCCAACGGTCAAAACTTGATGTTCTGCGAAGACGCGGCCCGAAGGCTCAACACGGTGTTGCAGAAAAGTTCTGGCGTGGAGGCGTTCAAACTTAAAGTTGTTCACGCAGAAAGTTTGCACAGCCATGACGCCGTGGCCGAAAGCTTTTGGAATTGGGAGGTGTGA
- a CDS encoding metal ABC transporter ATP-binding protein produces the protein MIGCQHLTWGVPGQPLTPALNMNLVKGSLTAVIGANGCGKSSLLKVIAGLQKPLSGKVVLDVPRQGNVAFMPQQQFMDRQFPISLQELVAAGFWGKKQTAQQRSDRLNAVLADWHLDGLEHRPLMALSGGELQRSLLARLCLADASVLLLDEPHAALDELGQELLWQHIQRWQTEGRTLLVVCHDLNAVRKHIPQTLLIKSSGNLLAPTEQLINPPQVA, from the coding sequence ATGATCGGTTGTCAGCATCTGACTTGGGGCGTTCCGGGTCAGCCCCTCACTCCAGCGCTAAATATGAACCTGGTCAAAGGCAGCCTCACAGCCGTAATAGGCGCCAATGGTTGCGGCAAAAGCAGTTTGCTCAAAGTGATTGCGGGGCTGCAAAAGCCGCTCTCGGGAAAAGTTGTGCTGGATGTTCCACGCCAAGGCAACGTGGCCTTTATGCCACAACAACAATTTATGGATCGGCAATTCCCCATCAGTTTGCAAGAGTTGGTGGCTGCGGGATTTTGGGGCAAGAAGCAAACGGCCCAACAACGAAGCGACCGGTTGAACGCTGTCTTGGCAGACTGGCATTTAGACGGCCTGGAACACCGACCGCTTATGGCCCTGTCGGGCGGCGAATTGCAACGCTCGCTTCTGGCCCGCTTATGCCTTGCCGATGCCTCGGTGTTGCTACTGGATGAACCCCATGCAGCTCTCGATGAACTGGGGCAAGAACTGCTCTGGCAACATATCCAGAGATGGCAAACCGAAGGCCGAACGTTGCTGGTTGTGTGCCATGACCTTAACGCCGTTCGCAAACATATCCCCCAAACATTATTGATTAAAAGCAGCGGCAACTTACTGGCGCCGACCGAGCAACTGATCAACCCGCCGCAGGTCGCCTGA
- a CDS encoding metal ABC transporter permease: protein MVIVSQLWQPFQEFVFMRRALFGGLVLACSTAPLGVFLILRRMSLIGDAVAHGILPGAALGFWFAGLSLPALTLGGLGAGLSMAGVSAWITRRTGLREDASLAAIYPISLASGILILGIAGKRLDLLHLLFGSALAVDSQTLTGMLWVTGFSMLLMAAIYRPLLLDTLDPLFLRSVSRLGPLAHGLFLTLVVLNLVIGFQAIGALMVVGLMMLPAIASRFWSRRLPVLILISAAIGCVSVWLGLLLSFYYSLPSGPAIVLIAGCSYALSVIFGPVHGLLRRPPLLSSR from the coding sequence ATGGTTATCGTCAGCCAGTTATGGCAACCGTTCCAGGAATTTGTCTTTATGCGCCGTGCCTTATTTGGCGGTCTGGTACTGGCATGTAGCACGGCACCCCTGGGCGTTTTTTTGATCTTGCGGCGCATGAGTTTGATTGGTGATGCAGTCGCACACGGCATTCTCCCCGGAGCTGCGCTGGGGTTTTGGTTTGCCGGGCTGAGCCTGCCTGCTTTGACATTGGGGGGGTTGGGGGCGGGTTTGAGCATGGCCGGAGTGTCAGCCTGGATCACTCGGCGCACCGGCTTGCGTGAAGATGCCAGCCTCGCGGCGATTTACCCGATCTCATTGGCCAGCGGCATATTGATCCTTGGCATCGCCGGTAAACGTCTTGATCTGCTCCATCTGTTGTTTGGTTCAGCCTTGGCCGTCGACAGCCAGACGCTCACAGGCATGCTCTGGGTAACCGGCTTCAGCATGCTGCTGATGGCAGCCATCTACCGCCCATTGTTGCTCGACACCCTGGATCCTCTATTCCTTCGCAGTGTCAGTCGGCTGGGGCCATTGGCTCACGGGCTATTCCTGACATTGGTGGTGTTGAATCTGGTGATCGGCTTTCAGGCTATCGGCGCACTGATGGTGGTTGGCCTGATGATGTTGCCGGCTATTGCCTCGCGCTTCTGGAGCCGTCGACTGCCTGTGCTGATCCTGATCTCGGCTGCGATTGGCTGCGTTTCGGTTTGGCTGGGCCTTTTACTGTCGTTTTATTACTCACTGCCCAGCGGCCCGGCCATCGTGCTGATAGCGGGTTGCAGCTATGCGTTGTCTGTCATTTTTGGTCCGGTACACGGTTTGCTGCGCCGACCGCCTTTGCTGTCATCCCGATGA